ctttttggaTGGGGTGGAAATTGAATGATGAGAATATCTAtgtgaaaaacaaatttaaaagttGCAAACGGGATATGGAAATGAAAAccttttcaactttttttcatACTCCCACAAAAGAGAGTGAGTGTCCACACAAGAACAATTACATTTTTACTATATATACCTATTTATATGACTCCGTGACGTTATCGATGTATATATAACTGATAACAAAATCTTTTGATTAATATGAGTCACCACTTGGATAGAGAAAATCTAGTGGACATTGGCTAGAAAGTTTTAATATGAACATAACTAAAAtgactgaaaaatatttttgcaaaataatacACTGACgttttgaatattaaaacattttgttttctCATGATAAACTATTTCAATCATAGCGATGTTATTCAATGATCTGTCAAATGAAATATGAAAGTTACGTTTACGCCTTGTTGGCAAATTTATTCAAGATGACTGAGATGAAAAGAAATAACTCGTACGTGCTTTCAATGTTAGTGGTCTTGATGCGTTATTATAAGGTATAAAAGGAAAAGATATCTTaattaagttgtgtaaaaagcagaaaattgttctttcaattttttcagataGAATTAGAGTTTACTGGACTTATTGGGATTTTTTGCTTGCAGATGTGACCAGGAAATAAAGGAAACGTGTTTTACAGATAATATATTGTATGATGTAAAATATTAGACATTTTTGTTGCTTGATGCAATTGATTGAATTCAACCACTTTCCAACTTATTCTAAATTGATTtcatttcatgaaattttatttccCATTTCCATCTGTATCGTTGTCTTTAAAAGTCTAATTTGAGGACTATGTTTGTTGAAGCGTATCTATCTTGTGCAACGACCACCAAACGTCTCCAAGAAATAAAATTCACGAAAAAGGTTTGCTGGACAAAGTTAATTTTAGTGAACTCAATATGTCACGTTATCTTAGACAACAATGACGTgtttatcataaaaatatagCTAAATGTAATCCACTTTTAACATTTTGTCACGAGATTGTTCTGCAAAATTATCTTGTTATCTCCAATTACAACATTAATTATGGGTATGTTCGAAAAATTTAACTTTGTTTGTGTTCAATTTGGAGgctaattcaagttttatgcACAAAGTAAGAAAATTAGTTTTGTGCAATCAAAACGTGTGCAATCGAGAAATGCAACGTGAGCCTTGTTAAAAGGCTGTATTTTGGCTATGATAGCATCTAGGCCAGAAATACAGATACGTTTTTAATGAATGGGTCAAACATTATAGGTGTATTATAGAAAAGTAGACTGTGGATCATACGTATTTAGGCAATATCTGCATCTTTTCCTCAAGTCTTGCAATCCCTAAAATTGGCCAGgactagggttaccatatttttggccttcaaagcgggacgcctccaaagacacggccccttagctgtgattctGTAACTTTATTACATATAGTGTAGCGGCCATGATTCTAAACAGTGACCGTtattattgtaactaaactggCAACGGTAACCTAGGGCATTGAACCCTGACCATTTTGGTGTTGGCGGGTTCTCTTTCGGCGTGGGCCGGTTGGAGGTAGGACGTATAAATTTGTATCTTAATCAATCGGGGGTTTTAGTATTATTAATTAGGCGTAGTTCAAATTTACATCATATAATTCTATTTCCTGTTATTTCGTATAGTTATTATTGGTCCCTCCTGTGTAATAGCACTGTATTTTACCGGATTACTGTTTGACAACTATTCCATCATTATTTGACTACCATTTTGACTCAACAATAAACATCTTTGGACAATCATTTCGAACTTTGAAAGGAACTCAGACAGTACCGCGTCATCAAAAATGAAGTGCCTGTACGATCTATTTATTCCAATCACCCTAACGAGCGCATCGCCATCGTATGGTGCTGAGCCGTtatacataggcctacatttaaagccatcccggctgtcttcattgaccatattgtcatcgagagttcatgcgcatattctctgtctaaatatcgggttcagttcgaaaatagaaaggaatagacgctaaagatacaaatgatccgaatttagatatttttatgtacagcaaaaggaataaagaattagactgccgttttcaagcattgagattTTACTTATTCCCTAAGCACGCCTTTCTGTAGATACCACCTTCAAAAAGACTTTgatcaatgttacattcacgtgaatgTTCGAACAAGACCAATTAAAAtagattttacatgtgatacgttcgctaacaatgttagtgggaaacaacaaacaaacaaaataacgcattcaccttcagtaatcAGCAATTCAGCCACACAGCAACAACATTAACAAGAGCATGTTAGTGtgttatgctggatggctgaacgcaaaagcgggacttttgcctgacttgtcgggacggtgggacaagacgctaaaaagcgggactgtcccgcctaaagcgggacgtatggtaagcctagccAGGACCAAAACCCGTTATCGAATagtttgggattcgaatcctacAGATGCAATATTTTGTGTTGTCCTCACCCGATCAGACGATTTTGGTTACTTAATTCAATTAAATTCATGTGCGGAAACTCGGATTCGCACACATATGTATTATCGAAAAACGTTATCATGCTACGACAAATGTTTTCATGATATAAAAGGGGTTTGGACGGAGTTGCACTCTGTGAGAATCCCATATATGGGATGAATATGAGGGGATATCGATTCAAACCAAAAGAactgagaaaaaaataatttatatttttttcaatttgaaattattgacCACTTTCCATTAATGATTATCAAATTAACTATACaccattttttaattctttagTCCGCGCtctctaataaaatttgaatcagGGAAGAACATTTAATTCTGAAGTTTTGAATCGCTATTTAGAAATCAATCCATTACAAAAAGACTGGTAGGTGGTAACatgctaaaacaaaattttatcataaatatttgCTTCTAAATTTTGATCAGTTAATCCTCCTTTCAAACAGATATAGCAAATTTGATGTTTACCATGAACAAGAGTGGGAATTGTTTTGAATGGGTGTTTTCAGCAGTTAGGTGATAAAACAACGTTAACAGAACCCAGACAAAAaggtttttaaataatttaattcaaagaAATGTTACAACAATATGCTGTAACACAAATCTGGTTTATATTAAACCAAACATTTTTAAGATTCACATCGATTTTCTTCATACAAGTAACCCGCATAGAATGAATTTTCAATGGCGTTTCGAGATTGCCACGATGAGAGATTCAAAGATATATACGGCATGGTTTCTTATAAAAGTTAAAACCAAATAGTTTTTAAGCACCAAGTATTTCAAATATCTTGAAGGTGATGTTGTCTGAAGTTTAACATAAAACAGACATACTGATAGACCATGAATACATGAAGAAGGCGATTTTCCAGTAAACAATGctgcaaaataatatttaaaaacgaAAGTGTGGAGGCAGCATCAGTTGCTATTTTGCCGTAGATGCAGATTAGGTTCGTCCGAGTTGCAGAGTTGTAAGCGGCACTAATTAGagctattaaaaaatatacagagGAAAATTTTGCTTGCTAGCGTGTGACAATCTAAATATTTGACAAAACTGGGATTTAGAGTTATGATCTTCACTTACCCATTTTAAACATTTCTGACCGTTTAACAACATTCTCCAACCAATTCGTTCTAGACTAAATCTATTTGCGGAAAAGGAGTATATCTTTTTTGGAAATTCATAACTTGGCCTCACTAATTTTGTAAATATCGTTGCCTTCTTAAATGTTTTATCAACCGTGTCACTGTGTTAAATGATGAGGAAACACGCAGTTAAGGATAACAAAACGTTGTAGAACTAAATGTTCCTTTAAAGCGATGTGGttgaattttattcattcattttgtgTTACTCATTAAGCTgtagtttttgttatatttaattatttaaaagaTTGTTTTTGATACTCCACGTGTATCTTTGTTTCTTTTTATTGGAAGACTAAAGGTATTTCCTCTGAAAACATGGCGAAATTACTAAAATTGTTCTTTGTGATTTGTATCTGCCTTTTGCAATCCTCTTTTGGACAAGAAGGAGTCGGACTTTGTTCGCAGGTAAAACAAAATACCCAATACTACTACCAGTACTATACTCCTGACCAAATCAATGACGCTACTAATTGAATACAATGATAATCGCTAAATTTCCTCGAAATAATTGTAATTGCGAAATCTTCTAACGTTATTATGTCCATTAGAAATATTATGAATGAAAATTGGAAACTCATCTACAAAGTGCAATTGAAGCCAGTATGGTTGATATATGCAAGTGttcatagaactaaaataaaataaatacttcaTTGCAACAATTATGCTAAAACAATATGAggttatataaatatagaatatatcaaTTTAGGTGTACCAGATGCATCAATATTGTATGAACCGCCAAGACTACTCAACTGGAACTAGCCAAGTTGCAAAACGAGGACGAGTCGGCAAAGCTGGGCCCAGGGGACCTCCTGGAATTGTAAACTACGGAATCATTAATTCgactatttcaaatcaatttgaaGGTGACTATTGACAAACttctatgaaaaaatatttctctgtcagttttgtaattttttaatgTGTCGAATGCTGATTTGGATTCTGGATCTATCACTAAGAATTTTGCAAAATCAAATGCATAGCGGTTTATTCTAGTTGTTAAAAATGGGTACTATTTGTAACTTCATACTTCAGCAAAAAACATACATAACTTATTCGCGATGTTCAACATCTAGTGCTACTTATTGTTACTCACTGAGCAAAATCACTTCCGATTCTTAAAGCAAAATCAGCAATCTATACCGCACAACCCTATTAGCAGGGTTACCATTTAACCAgagccaaaaataagcacgggTGTCAAAAGgttatttggggggggggggggggtacttAACAACGCAGAAACGCAGAATAAAAATGAGAGAAAAATTATGCACGAGTTTCTTCCGCACTCCcaattttgttatttgttttatttattttagtagaagtcgcttcgaacaagGTTGTATGCAGCCCTGAAATCGCAAAATGccacataaagtttgccgaccactgctctaatgTCTTCATACTTTGGTTACCCCCATTGCTTCttgcaaaatttttgtgttttgtGGTAGTGTTGTGGGCACTAATTGCTGTTTTCCCCGTCGCCTCTAGGTTGATATCGCTGTCGCAATGGCAGCAGTGAGCATAGCTCTACCTTTTCGACTTTGTTTAAAGTTAGCAAATTCCTTTTCAAATTCGAAATGAACTGATGTTTACATCTACTCATTTTCTAAATTATGGTTTGTCCCTAAAAACAGTCGCCCATGCCTTGCAACTAGCAACAACTATTGTAACTGctgtgtcacagtttgcctggaaataccgcaaTCCTTACAGTGAACATAAACGGTTCGCGCTGAGAGCGAGCTTGTGGCGAGAGCAAACTTCTAGatttgtacgcaaaacaaggACGAGTTATCCATgtttctaagacaaaataagcacaCAACTCAAATATAAGCaattttcttagaaataagcacatcgttactttataagatgtaagctagaaaataagcacaaatcttagaaataagtaCGATATGGTAACCCTGCCTATTAGTTAGTCATATTTTTTGGAAGAATATCGTTTGATATAACATGAAGCTATCTTTGTTCTACAGTTCTTGAAAATGGGCTAGAAACGAAATTTGCAGAAAATTTTCAAGCTTTGGAGAGGACGAACTCAAATCGTGATGATATAGAACATTTACAGAgaggtttattttaaataattttcgtaATATTTGATGATTTTTATGATCATAATTCGCCTACCactcaaatatttaataaaaagtcAATATCACCATGTTTCAAACAGAATTAATGAACTGCACTCGAAGAATCAGCAATCTAGAAGAGATGTTTACGTGGAACAAAGCTAGCAACAATTTTTTCTACAAATTATTTCACGAAGAAGTAACTTATGAAACTGCTAGATCGAACTGCAAGAGAATGGGAGCGAATCTTGCATCTGCGGGAGTCCGCGATTCCACTGTACGAAGGTAAGAAAGTCTAATGATTTTAAATAGTAGACACGAAGGAGCAAAACTAAACATTGTACTCTAACATGAGATGAATATGCTTCAAAACTAAAAAGTTAGAAAGACCCATAATTTCATATATTGGATTCGAAGGAGTTCTATTTGAGAGCAATATTTATCAAACAACACCCCACTTGAACCCCTCATATTTTCAACGCTTGAGGAATTTAAAAGACAGTTTTTATCAGAACAATCTTCGAACAATTCGTCAAAGCATGCTCGCGATCGCAGTAAAAGTTAGGAAAATCTTAAGAGAAGAATGTTTGCGAGTAGTTAGTTGATAATTTCGCGCGTCTGTATGCGCGAATGTACGTTTGTCTTTAACGCCGCGAAATAACTTTTAAGCAAAACGTTGTCCTTGATTACTATAAATTTGAGTACATTCGAACTCAAACTGAAGTTTAGGTGTAAACAAATAGATTCTCTTCATTTCTGGagaaataatttagaaatcCAGGGGATCTGTATAATTCTGTATGAAAGTTTGATGTAGAAGTTTGTATGTTTTGTATAATTAGTTGAGAGGCGCTGAATATTTGGTTTTGTATTTAACGATGAACCAAACTTAAGCGCATTATCTTTTAATTTTAGTCAACTGATTTCGTTGATAAAATCTGGAGGAAGTAACGTTTGGATCGGTTTGAATGATCTTCAGCGGGAGGGTAACTTCATTTGGGCAGATGGTGTCGTCTCTACTAAAGCAAATACAGATTGGTATACAAACCAACCCGACAATTCTAGAAATGAAGATTGTGGACATTTTTCCCCTGGGTATGGATGGAAATTGAATGATGCTCCATGTAGCGCTCTGATGAACTATCTATgtgaaaaacaaatttgaaatttgaaaaaattaaggATATGGAAAGACGTTTTACATTTTCCAACACAAGAGAGTGAGTGTTCACACACGGACAATTAcatttttactaaatattctTGTATATATGACCCATAATGTTATcgacgtatatatatataattaacaaCAAAATGATTTGGTTAATATATGTCAGTCGTGATAAAAAAATCCAGTTTAGAAGATCGATATCGGTTAGCAAACTCTGTCAAACTTAAGAAAAAATGGGGATTGTTTTATTCCAgcataattaaaattattgaaaatgatttttgcaaaataatatattgctagtataaataataaaaccttTTGCTTCCTCATTATAAACTATTTTAATAATAGTAATGGCCTATCAAACGAATTATAAAAGTAGCGTTTACATGTAGTTTCTGACCAATTTATTCAAGATAACTAATACGAAAAGAAATAAACCGTACGCCGTTACTTGTTTTCAATGTTGGTGGTCTGAATGCgttattgtgtataaaataaaaaagacgtATTTCAGATATGCCGTGTAAAACGAAGCAAATATTTCTTTAAGTGTGTCCAGATAGACGTTAGTTCTAATATAGATATATTCAACTCATGTTATAAGTCAGATAGAGTGCGGGATATTGATTGGGGTAATATGGACATGAAAACGATGATTACTGACTACTGCATATCGTCAAAGActtttgttggtattttttaaaattttgctctGCATTTTAAGTTTTAGCTTATTCCAAAGCTTCAAGTATAAATGATTCCATTCATGCCTTTGATTGAATAGGACACATATGCTCAAGGGCAATACATACGAAAATCTCAAAGTGAGTTAAAGTATACAAGAAATATACAAATTGTGATATTTCcgacaaaaaaatatgaatattctcataaattatttaatttatcaaTCTGGCGGTAACCCACCTGATCGCTGAGAACGTGAATGGTGATGTGATATTCGTGCAATTGTTGAACATTAGAAAAACCATGGGTAACACAAAGGGTAGAGAGagttattaaatataaaaaagatattgattaaataatatgcaaccGAGAGGGAGTTTCATCTTTAATATCAGAAATATAAGAGTGATAGGTCCAATAATAACAAAAGCTTCCCAGTCACAACCGCAATAACAATAATTAGTGCAACGTTCCAAAGGTCCACTTTATGCTTCCACGAATGTTCGTCAAGTGAGGTATTACAAAATCCATCTATTGTTTACTGAAATTCCAAGCACATGACCTGGCTTGGTTGGCATCTGTGCGACGAAGGAAGTGATCTATGGGTCCATTTCGTGTACAAACGCACACTCAGCTCAACAATCTACTACAATCACGAATGCTTGTAAGGAAAGGTAATGGCATTTGCAAAAAGTTTTATGGGCATCATGCCTAAATAGTTCCTGTTGATATCTGCTCTACAAAAAAGTGAATTATACTACGTGCAACTAATTATATATGgataatttgaagaaaaattacTCATTATGGCAATGCACTTAGTCATTATTATACATCAACCACCACTCACAACGACTCAGTTCAAACCAAATAGCTGGGCTGACTGGTGTCGAATGAATTCTGTTATATTTCGTATATTTCGAGCAGCTAAACTAACCGGCATGGACTTTTTATGTAATAtggtattaatatttattttgatattgcAACCGAGTCTCATTTTTGCTGGTGAGTTATTAAAagttttttgcaaatattaaaatcaaattctGTTATATTTCGTATATTTCGAGCAGCTAAACTAACCGGCATGGACTTTTTATGTAATAtggtattaatatttattttgatattgcAACCGAGTCTCATTTTTGCTGGTGAGTTATTAAAagttttttgcaaatattaaaatcaatatgTATATAATCAAACCATTCATAGCCAATATTCAATAGCTTTGGATGTATACTTTTAGGATTTTTCTGATTTGAGAAAGATATCTATATGTCAGTCTTCTCAGATGGAAAGATATCCTCCCATCTTGTTTGCGTCTCTTTTAGTTTTAGTGGGGACTAGAACAATAATGGTTGCAAAGTCGAGCGATGTGTCTAAGTAGTGTGTGTGTGGTGTTAAGAGTTTGTTGCTCCAATGATTCAAGACTTAAGAAATCTtgcaagtttgaaaaatttttgtttgctcAAATTGGTTTCCGAATATCTTCATAACTGTACAGTGTACtcagttattacttatcgatcttaaaatcggtaagtatgttgataggtatttgtctgtttgtgtgtttgtctgttagacacttttttatgttacgcgatatctcacgaaatcgGAGTTGAATCtcctccaaattttgcatgtggattcatcatatctcggaccaaaagcctactgattttggatgaattatgtcgtataattaaaatttttaattaattagtgataggacacacgGTATCGCTGgggagcggatgaatcgaaaccgcagtttctattttgggggatcccccaacttttgatcgataagtcttcggtctctgaccgatattctcgtgtaTATATTTTGATGAGTAGATCTTAATTCGGCCTCACAtcagttgaaaaataaaaatttaccgcGTCAGATCTTAAGATGAATTACATCACCTTCCCCCATCTATGGTGAATGTACGGAGAAAATAAATGACTGAATGAAAAATGAGCAAAATGTTTCCTTACAATGCAATAATGCGTTTTCAGATGACCCGTTTTCGAATGTCCAGTTGGTTATTGAGGATGGCAAAGGTTCCTGTAAGAAGGAAGATCATTTATCGGTAAGTATGTGAACATGCAATTCCTaacaaattaaatcaaaatatgGCAATTTTCCTGATTGATTGCTTCGAGGTTTTATCTTTCTATTCAAACGTGTTTGCTTGTACAATAATATTCCATTTACCCGGATTTCCCAAACCGTTAAAACATGCTTGGCTGACCAATTTACTGCAAGACCCTGAAGTTGCAAGAGTTTCATTTATGTATACCGCAATCTTTTGTTTCAATTCTCTGATCATATGCAAGTGTCTTAAACTAAACTTTGTCCGATACGATTTGTAACGTGCTGTAGAAGACTAATGCGGAGGTATGGCATTCTTGAGTGTTAATGACCATCGTTTCTTCCTGACGTGTAGGCAAATGTGCTATGACTCAGTTATGAAGTAATGTATCAGTCTAGCCTGGACAGGCTTCTAACATGAGTTGAAACTCAACTAAAAACTCGGTGTCTCGTACtttattaaaatttcttttttttat
The sequence above is a segment of the Styela clava chromosome 7, kaStyClav1.hap1.2, whole genome shotgun sequence genome. Coding sequences within it:
- the LOC144425172 gene encoding C-type mannose receptor 2-like, with translation MAKLLKLFFVICICLLQSSFGQEGVGLCSQVYQMHQYCMNRQDYSTGTSQVAKRGRVGKAGPRGPPGIVNYGIINSTISNQFEVLENGLETKFAENFQALERTNSNRDDIEHLQRELMNCTRRISNLEEMFTWNKASNNFFYKLFHEEVTYETARSNCKRMGANLASAGVRDSTVRSQLISLIKSGGSNVWIGLNDLQREGNFIWADGVVSTKANTDWYTNQPDNSRNEDCGHFSPGYGWKLNDAPCSALMNYLCEKQI